A window of the Actinobacillus genomosp. 1 genome harbors these coding sequences:
- the hybA gene encoding hydrogenase 2 operon protein HybA yields MNRRKFLKVGIGGGLASGLTPNVANAQAENRPRIPTAVGMLYDSTLCVGCQACVAECQNLNKTAINPVGEQTWSNNDKLSPFTRNIIQVWSNGEGKYKDQVDNGYAYIKKQCMHCVEPNCVTACPVQALTKDSKTGIVNYDPDICTGCRYCMVACPFNVPKYDYNNPFGEISKCELCNQKGLERIDKGENPGCCQVCPTGAIIYGSYNDLLAEAKRRLTLLRGTEYDYPRQTVDSKDTYKAKVPLYQQHIYGETEGGGTQVLVLSGVPHENLDLPPLDELATGTRAAHLQHTLYKGMILPLVALAGLTAMTYRSLHADKIEAKKQEWKLAREQMKVEEDKEDHHG; encoded by the coding sequence ATGAATAGACGTAAGTTTCTAAAAGTGGGTATCGGCGGCGGATTAGCCTCCGGTCTTACGCCGAACGTCGCTAACGCCCAAGCGGAAAATCGCCCTCGGATACCGACCGCCGTCGGTATGTTATATGACTCCACACTCTGTGTCGGTTGCCAAGCTTGTGTCGCCGAATGTCAAAATTTAAATAAAACGGCGATTAATCCTGTGGGAGAGCAAACTTGGTCGAATAACGATAAATTATCGCCTTTTACTCGTAACATTATTCAAGTTTGGTCAAATGGGGAAGGTAAATATAAAGATCAGGTTGATAACGGTTACGCTTACATTAAAAAGCAATGCATGCACTGTGTTGAACCCAATTGCGTAACGGCTTGTCCGGTACAAGCGCTTACGAAAGATTCAAAAACCGGTATCGTCAATTATGATCCGGATATTTGTACCGGTTGTCGTTATTGTATGGTCGCTTGTCCGTTTAACGTACCTAAATACGATTATAACAATCCGTTCGGCGAAATCAGTAAATGTGAACTGTGTAACCAAAAAGGATTGGAGCGTATTGATAAAGGCGAAAATCCGGGTTGCTGTCAAGTTTGTCCGACCGGCGCAATTATTTACGGTAGTTATAATGACTTATTGGCCGAAGCCAAACGTCGCTTAACTTTACTCAGAGGCACAGAGTACGATTATCCTCGTCAAACGGTGGATAGCAAAGATACTTATAAAGCTAAAGTTCCTTTATATCAGCAACATATTTACGGAGAAACCGAAGGCGGTGGTACGCAAGTGCTGGTACTTAGCGGTGTTCCGCATGAAAATTTAGACTTACCTCCGTTGGATGAATTAGCGACAGGTACACGAGCGGCTCATTTACAGCATACTTTGTATAAAGGCATGATACTACCGTTAGTTGCTTTAGCAGGACTAACGGCAATGACCTATAGAAGTTTACATGCGGACAAAATAGAAGCTAAAAAACAAGAATGGAAATTAGCTCGTGAACAAATGAAAGTAGAAGAAGATAAGGAGGATCACCATGGCTAA
- the hybO gene encoding hydrogenase 2 small subunit → MQRYDDLFSALTDVSRRDFMKLCTALAATMGLNAKASAEMTNALTNPQRPPVIWIGAQECTGCTESLLRATHPTVENLVLDLISLEYHEVLSAAFGEQAEDNKHNAMHKYKGQYILVVDGSIPVKDDGIYCMIAGKPVLEHIKEAAKDAMAIIAIGSCAAWGGVPSSGNNPTGASSLSDILLGMPIINIPGCPPNPHNFLATVAYIITYKKLPNMDKLNRPLFAYDRLIHENCYRRPHFDAGRFAREYGDEGHRQGWCLYHLGCKGPETYGNCSTLEFCDVGGNNWPVGIGHPCYGCNEQGVGFTKGIFQLATVENPTPRVDKPSVNITEGGSASKTVIGLLGGAAGVLTGVSVMTLRSLSIQHKAQQQASNNSREQYHE, encoded by the coding sequence ATGCAACGATATGATGACCTGTTTTCTGCTCTTACCGATGTTTCTCGTCGGGATTTTATGAAATTATGTACCGCCTTAGCAGCTACAATGGGGTTAAATGCTAAAGCAAGCGCAGAAATGACTAATGCCTTAACAAACCCGCAACGTCCTCCGGTAATTTGGATTGGTGCACAAGAATGTACCGGTTGTACGGAATCCCTATTACGAGCAACCCATCCTACGGTAGAAAATCTCGTGTTGGATTTAATTTCTCTTGAATACCATGAAGTGCTATCAGCAGCTTTCGGTGAACAAGCGGAAGATAACAAACATAATGCAATGCATAAATATAAAGGTCAGTATATTTTAGTCGTGGACGGTTCGATTCCGGTTAAAGATGACGGCATATACTGTATGATTGCGGGCAAACCCGTTTTAGAACATATTAAAGAAGCCGCTAAAGATGCAATGGCAATCATTGCTATCGGTTCATGCGCTGCGTGGGGCGGCGTTCCTTCCAGCGGTAATAATCCGACCGGTGCAAGCAGTTTATCGGATATCCTACTGGGTATGCCGATTATTAATATCCCCGGCTGTCCTCCTAATCCTCATAATTTCTTGGCAACCGTCGCCTATATTATTACCTATAAAAAATTACCGAATATGGACAAACTTAATCGTCCGCTATTCGCTTACGACAGACTTATTCATGAAAACTGTTATAGAAGACCGCACTTTGATGCGGGAAGATTTGCTCGTGAATACGGTGATGAGGGACACAGACAAGGTTGGTGTTTATATCATTTAGGTTGTAAAGGGCCTGAAACTTACGGTAACTGTTCAACCCTTGAGTTTTGTGATGTCGGCGGTAATAACTGGCCGGTCGGTATAGGCCATCCTTGCTATGGCTGTAATGAACAGGGTGTCGGATTTACCAAAGGTATTTTCCAATTAGCTACGGTGGAGAATCCGACTCCAAGAGTGGATAAACCTAGCGTAAACATCACTGAGGGAGGTTCTGCCTCTAAAACTGTTATCGGTTTACTCGGCGGAGCCGCCGGCGTACTTACCGGGGTAAGTGTAATGACATTACGTAGTTTGAGTATCCAACACAAAGCCCAACAGCAAGCCTCAAATAATTCTCGGGAACAATATCATGAATAG